The proteins below come from a single Mya arenaria isolate MELC-2E11 chromosome 8, ASM2691426v1 genomic window:
- the LOC128244195 gene encoding uncharacterized protein LOC128244195 — protein MCAGAGEGVCGHGGECVRLRMRVCAGSVPVPGLSTVTWKKEADINVRMTQDKETCWISSSALISPGLFLLADCNNNCVKLIDVSTRIVTARLQLPGYPWDVCVLHDDQAAVTLPNNSMIQLLSIKGGQLSRGKKIVSPECRGITSYNNRLYVLYKSNPRIEVMTLDGHIISTFQKDDGKQLFQRPYYLTVSASTPPTLYVSDYSANTVLQLSLDGKVLREYRDKQLIRPESVVEVGPGQIIVCGRDIHNVLLLSERDGKMTEILGQKDGLTKPYSVTFCPHTRAIVVGMRDNNSLNVFNAK, from the exons aTGTGTGCGGGTGCAGGTGAGGGGGTGTGCGGTCACGGGGGAGAGTGTGTGCGGTTGCggatgagagtgtgtgcgggttcGG TTCCAGTTCCTGGTCTCTCCACTGTGACATGGAAGAAGGAGGCGGATATCAACGTTAGAATGACTCAGGACAAGGAAACCTGCTGGATAAGTAGCTCAGCCCTGATCTCACCTGGTCTCTTCCTTCTCGCTGACTGCAATAATAACTGTGTCAAACTGATAGACGTTAGCACCCGCATCGTCACGGCCCGCCTCCAGCTGCCAGGCTACCCCTGGGACGTGTGTGTGCTCCATGATGACCAGGCCGCCGTCACTCTCCCGAATAATTCCATGATTCAGCTGTTGTCAATTAAAGGAGGACAGTTGTCGCGTGGAAAGAAAATTGTATCACCTGAGTGTCGTGGTATTACGTCTTATAACAACAGATTATACGTTTTGTACAAATCAAACCCGCGTATTGAAGTGATGACATTGGATGGTCATATAATAAGTACATTTCAAAAAGATGATGGAAAACAACTTTTCCAACGACCATATTACCTAACTGTGTCAGCTTCAACACCACCGACTCTGTACGTGTCTGACTACTCTGCCAACACCGTTCTCCAGCTGTCTCTGGACGGGAAGGTCCTGCGGGAATACCGAGACAAGCAACTCATCCGTCCCGAGTCCGTGGTGGAGGTAGGGCCTGGTCAGATTATCGTGTGTGGGCGGGACATCCACAACGTGTTGCTGCTGTCGGAGAGGGACGGCAAGATGACGGAAATACTGGGACAGAAAGACGGTTTGACCAAACCCTACTCCGTTACCTTCTGTCCTCACACACGTGCCATAGTTGTCGGGATGCGCGATAATAACTCCCTGAATGTCTTTAATGCAAAATGA
- the LOC128244197 gene encoding tripartite motif-containing protein 45-like, producing MEVPGKRLDYDPDKGSADTTVYCQPCGEEGKRAEAQGLCQTCEEYMCDPCIIAHKRFKVTRNHIILSQDRMPSFYPTTKQSDIGVTVYCRDHPKEMIKFYCPTHGDLGCGDCVVLDHRSCKVDYIVDVAKEFVIGNELRELEPSIKRAEDLLSGFISNARKELDEVEKQSKDEMDRLRKFRAQINTYLDRREKELLGNIQKMKTDDERVLAELKTDCELAKCGLVATRTELTSGDVPDNQRYVTARRVQKELRAIHDKMEMMAGRMKSRRYRFVKDEDTEGLLGSNMGLGTLDVAGEFGRSSMLDYGLV from the coding sequence ATGGAGGTACCCGGAAAGAGACTAGACTATGACCCTGATAAGGGCTCCGCTGACACGACTGTCTACTGCCAACCGTGTGGAGAGGAAGGCAAACGCGCCGAAGCCCAGGGATTATGTCAGACCTGCGAGGAGTACATGTGTGACCCATGTATAATAGCCCATAAGAGATTCAAGGTGACCAGGAACCACATTATCTTGTCCCAAGATCGTATGCCATCCTTTTACCCGACCACCAAGCAGTCAGACATCGGCGTAACTGTATACTGTAGAGACCACCCAAAGGAGATGATCAAGTTTTACTGCCCGACCCACGGAGACCTTGGCTGTGGTGATTGTGTCGTACTCGACCATCGCAGCTGTAAAGTCGATTACATCGTTGATGTTGCTAAAGAGTTTGTCATTGGAAATGAACTGAGAGAGCTAGAACCATCGATTAAAAGAGCTGAAGATCTTTTATCTGGGTTTATAAGTAATGCCAGGAAGGAATTGGATGAGGTAGAAAAACAGTCCAAAGACGAGATGGACAGATTGAGAAAGTTCCGGGCACAGATCAACACCTACCTGGACCGACGCGAGAAGGAGTTGCTCGGCAACATCCAGAAAATGAAGACCGATGATGAAAGGGTTCTGGCTGAATTGAAGACTGATTGTGAGTTGGCGAAATGCGGACTTGTGGCCACTAGGACAGAACTGACTTCCGGGGACGTCCCGGACAACCAGCGGTACGTGACGGCAAGGAGAGTCCAGAAGGAGCTACGGGCGATTCATGACAAGATGGAGATGATGGCTGGTAGGATGAAGTCCCGGAGGTATCGATTTGTTAAAGACGAAGACACAGAGGGGCTGCTGGGATCGAACATGGGCCTTGGAACACTGGACGTGGCGGGAGAGTTTGGTAGGAGTAGTATGCTTGATTATGGTttggtttaa